The Moorena producens PAL-8-15-08-1 genomic interval GTTTCCCCCATGAGCGACTGCATCAAGACAAGGTAGCGAACTCGGGTAACCGAGGAGCGCGAGCACTAAGCCAGTGTCTTACAGAGATTTGGCGTGCGTGTCCACTGCTAAGCCATGCTTGGTGGCGATGCAGCGCGGTCTTGGGGGTTCCCCCCATGAGCGACTGCATCAAGACAAGGACGGTCGTAAGTTGCTATAAAGCTTGTGTTAACTTGCACAGGAGCAATTGTTCCAAATTTCCCCCCGCGCCCTAACCGCTGAAGCTTACATACTACCGATCTGCTAATCGGAAGGTTATAGGTTCGAATCCTATCAGCGGCGCTATTTGCCGCTGTAGCTCAAATGGATAGAGCATCATTTTATTCAAAGCTTTACTGACTTGCGCGGGCACCCCAATTCTAGTGGTTTTTACTGCTATAACCAAACAATTTTAAAAATTCACTGAGTCACCTTCGCGCCCTGACCCGGAAAGCTTTCATACTCGCCAAATGGTAAGGCACTTGACTCAAAATCGAGAATATACGGGTTCAAATCCCGTGTGTGAAACAACGGCTTTCTGAACTTGCGCGAAGCGATTCAACCTTCTAGAAATAATTTCCAAATCATGCTACAGAGTGATAAAAGTACCCGTTAAAGGACTGTTCTAAGTTCCTATCAATCTTTTGTTAACTTGCACAAGAGTAATTGTTCTAAATTTCCCCCCGCGCCCTAACTGCTGAAGCTTACATACTACCGATCTGCTAATCGGAAGGTTATAGGTTCGAATCCTATCAGCGGCGCTATTTGCCGCTGTAGCTCAAATGGATAGAGCATCATTTTATTCAAAGCTTTACTGACTTGCGCGGGCACCCCAATTCTAGTGGTTTTTACTGCTATAACCAAACAATTTTAAAAATTCACTGAGTCACCTTCGCGCCCTGACCCGGAAAGCTTTCATACTCGCCAAATGGAAAGGCACTTGACTCAAAATCGAGAATATACGGGTTCAAATCCCGTGTGTGAAACAACGGCTTTCTGAACTTGCGCGAATTGATTCAATCTTCTAGAAATAACTACAAAATTATGCTAAAAACTAATAAAAGTACCGGTTAAAATGCGGTCATAATTTGCTATATTTTTTTTGTTAACTTGCACAGAAGCAAGTGTTACAAATTTCCCCCCGCGCCCTAACCGCTGAAGCTTACATACTACCGACTACGAATCGGAAGGTTATAGGTTCGAATCCTATCAGTGGCGCTATTTGCCGCTGTAGCTCAAATGGATAGAGCATCATTTTTTCAAAAGCTTTACTAACTTGCGCGGGGAGCCCAATTCTAGTGGAAATCAGCTGCCATAACTAAACAATTTAAAAATTCACTGAGTCACTTTCGCGCCCTGACCCGGAAAGCTTTCATACTCGCCAAATGGTAAGGCACTTGATTCTGTTCAAGAATATACGGGTTCAAATCCCGTGTGTGAAACAACGGCTTTCTGAACTTGCGCGAAGCGATGCAGCGCGGTCTTGGGAAGGCAGCGCGGTCTTGGGGGTCTCCCCCATGAGCGACTGCCGTGGTTTCCCCCGGAGACGAAACCTTAGACAGTTGAGCCTTTATGGTTGGTCGGCTATGCAGAAAAGGGGGAAAACTTATTGATTAAGGCTCAACTGTCTTACGGTAACTTCAAACCATGAGCGACTGCATCAAGACAAGGTAATTCAAAACACTGCTAATAAATCGTGGCTTAGTTGATGTATTTTAGGTAAATTTTTATTAATTATTCAACCTTCAACCTTTAACTAAACAACCCAATAACCAAATAACCAAACAACCAAATAACTTATAAATTTATCAAGAAATTACATAGGACCATAGGAGGTGAATCCTATGAAAACTGAAGAGCGTGACCTGCGTTTAGAATTACTAAACAGTTTATTAACTACACCCCATCGTAAGCTGGAGCAAGTGACAGAATTGCACCAACTGATGGTAGAAATTGACCCAATTTTTTACGGTCACTTAGCGGTTTGGTACGAAAATCATGGGGATGTCCGTGACCACAAAGAAGTGTTTCTAGGTCATTTGTTGACTAGCAATTTGACCGAACACCGAGATGCTGGCTTTGTGATGCTGCAAAAATTCCCACCCTACCAGGTGGCACGAGTAGTGGATTTTATGAAGCAGCAGCGCAATAAGGTGCCTCGTTCGGCTCGGACAGCAGTGCGGCGCTACCTTAAAACACGGGAAAAGACTCCAGCCTTGTTTGACCGAGCAGCATTGCGGGGTCGAAAGGCGATGAAGCATCTCTATGCTAGTTTACATATTAAGCCTAGCCCTAGAGCAGATGCAGTCTTATTTAAGGATCATCCTCCAGAAGGTTCTTTAGCTTGGATACTGAAGCAGTTAGCGAAAACGGAAACTGCTGCTGAACAGGCGCAATTGATTGTTGAACATAAGATTCCCTACACCATCGCCATTGGTGCTGTGCGCTCTGTCACTCCTACGGTGTTGGTAGCCCTAATTAATTCCATGACACCCCAAGAGGTAATTAATAATCTCAAATCCCTCCAAGGGCGGGGTGCGATGGAACACCCACAGGTCAAGGAGTTGATTGAGGCAAAGCTAGAACAGGCACAGACAAGCGATCGCGTTTCTGCGTTCAAGGCACAAGTTGCTGCTGAAGCTGCTCAGTTAGATACTCAAACTCTTGCTAAGTTAAAACAAGTTACCAATGAGCAAGTAAAGCGCAAAGGTACCATTACCAAGCCCACTGCTCTACTAGTGGACAAGTCCGGTTCAATGGACAAAGCCATTGAAGTTGGTAAGCGGCTGGCAGCCCTAATCTCTGGTATTACTGAAGCTGAGCTGTTTGTCTATGCCTTCGATACCATGCCTTACCCAGTTAAGGCTCAAGGAAAAGAGTTGAGTGACTGGGAACGTGCCTTCAGGCACATCAAAGCAGGGGGTGGGACTAGCATTGGTTGTGGTTTAGAAGTAATGCGCTCTCGAAAGCAGGCGGTTGACCAGATTATCTTGGTTACCGATGAAGGTGAAAACACAGCACCTTACTTTGGTAAAGTTTACAAGACCTACTCTCGTGAATTGGGATTGATGCCCAATGTGATTATTGTCCGAGTTGGTTACTCCTACGACTGGGTGGAAACTACACTGAAGCAGCAAGAGGTGCCAGTAGAAACCTTTACCTTTGCTGGAGATTACTATTCTCTACCAAACCTGGTTCCACTGATGACTCGTCCGTCACGGCTAGACTTATTGATGGAAATTTTGGATACACCGCTACCGGTGCGAAATGATAAATAGTCGTGACCTTGGGTGCATCTCATCTTTGAAAATCTTGCGTAGGGTGCGTTAGGGGGGGTCCTCATTTTCCGCCTCGAGCGCCAGGGTTAGGTTGCTGCCCGTAACGCACCACCGGGTCAAACAGCTTTTAGAAGATGCACCCCTGACCTTGGCTTCAAGCGATGCAGCGCGGTCTTGGGGGTTTCCCCCATGAGCGACTGCATCAAGACAATGAGCAGGAAAGGATTACTATGATGCTAGTCAAAACCCCCTATTTGAACCAAGTTAGTGGTTGGCCAAAAACTGGTCGTCATATCCTAGCTCAGTTTGATGATACATCCATAGTGGTCTACCAAGCCTTCTGTCCTGCTATTGGTCATTTTGCTAGCAAGCATGGCTATTTTGGAGGAGAGTTCAGGCTAAACCGCATGAGCTGGATTAAGCCCAACTTCCTATGGATGATGTATCGTTCAGGCTGGGGCACGAAAGCTGGACAAGAGGTAATCTTAGCTGTTTCGATTCAGCGTACTGCTTTCGAGACAATCCTAGCAGCAGCAGTTCATTCCCAGTTTGTACCAGATTTATACTCTAGTGAAACTGTCTGGAAACAAGCTCTTAAGCAATCATCTGTCCGGTTACAGTGGGATCCAGACCACGATCCATCAGGTAAGAAACTTGAACGACGTGCGATTCAGTTAGGACTACGCAACGAAGTACTTGCCCAGTACGCTCGTGATTGGATTATCAATATTGAAGATATCTCTGAATTCGTGCAGGAGCAATATCGCAATGTAAGGTCTAACAATTGGAATGACTTGATAACTCCCGATGAAGCAGTATATCCAGTCACCCAGTCTAATCTTGCGATCAAACTTGGCTTATCAGCTATTGAGTTGGAATAAATTTTCCTAAATAAATTTTAATAACTTGTGTGCCCTAACAGCCAGAGCTTACATACATAGTACGAGAGGAATAGTACCGTTACTCTAACGTAGCGGGCGTGAAGCGAGGAAGGCGCAAAGAACCCGGAATGTGGGCTTAGAAGTAGCCATCATTTAAAGAGTGTGTAGTAACTCACCGGCGGAGTTCCTTCTAAGTGACGAACGCTTTTGCTCTGGCGACTTGCACATTGCGATGCAGCGCCCCCAAAGGGGGTTTCCCCCATGAGCGACTGCATCAATACAATATGTATACAATAGAGCAGGATCTTGATACTCCCATCGCTAAATCAAGCGATTATAGCGTTCGCGTAGCGGCTCCAAAGGAGCTGGGATTCTTAAGAGTAAAAACTCTTAACGGCTGAACCAAACAGCCTCTAGACTCTCCGATCGAATCATTGAGCTTACTTGTATTTTGGTCTACGCTTCTAGCAGGGGCTTTTCAGCTTGCGCGCAAACCGGCACCTAAAAGGCGCATTAATATTCCTTAATCCTAGCATAGATTATCAAAAAGCGCAACAGATCCAGTCTCCAATTCCCCTTCCCCTCCCGCGCTTCATGCGCGGGTATAACGGTAGTCCCCTTGGAGTTGAATGATGGCAAATATCCTTGACCTTATCAATCAAATTGCTGCAAAGGAAGCGCAACTGAGTGACAATCAATTCCTCGCTCCCTGTGTACGTGGGGGACGGGTAAGAACTCGTGTTGCTGGAATGATTTATACATTTTCCCCTAAACCTCGTAACTTTGAAGGATGGGGTATTTTTCAGCCAGTCAACGAGAAAGTGGCAACTGTGGTGGAAGAGCCAGATGTGTTTCAACTTGAGGAGTATTGGCAACTGCTCCAACCGTTGCGTTTACGACTAGCTTATCAATTGTCGGGAAAGACCTGGCTAGGGTATCCAGTCAATGAATCGGATGCTCGTCAGCGTTTTGGCACGGTTAAACCTATTCCTGTGCATCTGGTGGAGGGCGGGGTAGCCTTTGAACAAGTGGTGGCTCGTGGTGATGGTAAGGCTTGGTGGTTTCAGCAGCTTGACCGTAAGGGAGATCCGTTACTAGCAGAACAACTTAGAGAGCAGTTAAAGCAAATAACACCACCTGAAGAACTGGATGTAAAGGGGCTGACACCAGAAATGAGAATAGTTTATGACTTGGTAACACAACAGACTAAAGATTTTAAAGGTAAAGCTCTGCATCAACGGGATCACAGAAGGCTGGAACAAGCTTTGGAAATGGGTGGGGGAGCACTGCAACAGTTCCATGACCGGGGAGAATTTTGGCAGGTGCAGTGGAGAACTGCTAACGGTGAACACCACACATCAGCGATATCTAAACAGGATCTGACTGTAATCAGTTCTGGGATTTGTCTAAGTGGACGCGATCGCGATTTTGATTTACAGTCCTTGGTTGGCGTGATTGAGGCACGAGATAATTGGGATTAGGATGATGTCAATTTTTTTCCACGAACAACTCTACCGTAGCTCCGAAGTCATGACCCAGTTACGTGACTACCCCGTGACCGTGTGTGGTGCGGGAGCACTTGGAGCAAATATTACCGAAAATTTGGCTCGTTCAGGCTTTGGAAAGCTTAAGGTGATTGATTGCGATCGCATTGAAGAGCGCAATCTTTCTACCCAACCCTACTACCGCTCTGATATTGGTGCCCATAAAGCCAAAATCCTGGCTCATTCCCTCTACCAAGCGGTTGGGGTAAAATTGGAGGCTAAGGTCAAGGAATTAACCACAGCTAATAGCAAACAATTACTGAATAATTCTACTTTAGTCATTGACACCTTTGATAACAGTGTCGCTCGTCAAGCCGTAAAAGATTACTGTGATAATTCCCAAACCCCTTGTCTTCATGTTGGGTTAGCAGAAGACTACAGTGAGATAATTTGGAATGAAAATTATCGAGTACCTTCTCCAGTTAATGATGATGTTTGTGATTATCCATTAGCTCGGAATTTAGTGCTGATGACTACAGCAGTTGCTACTGAAGTCATCATTGAATTTATTAGCACAACCAAAAAACTGGACTTCACCTTCACCTTGAGAGATTTAACTATCAAGGCCATATAGGGTTTGTATTTGATTGGTGAACATAATCGTGCTAAGGAAAGGCAAGAGGCAAGAGGCAAGAGGCAAGAGGCAAGAGGCAAGAGTTAATCAGGCGTTGCATAAATGCGGGATGATTTTAATAGTTTGGTGGAATGGGCATCTTGGTGGAATGGGCATCTTGGTGGAACTGGCATCTTGGTGGAACTGGCATCTTGGTGGAACTGGCATCTTGCCAGTTTCAATATATTTTCGGGCGGGCAGGATGCCCACCCCACTCATATTCATCCGAAGACTCAGCAATGCCGAGGGTTTTAGCGCTGCATTGCTATTCCCTTTTGCCTTTTGCCTTTTGCCTCTTGCCTTAAAGCGATGCAGCGCGGTCTTGGGGGTTTCCCCCATGAGCGACTGCATCAAGACAAGGATAAGTAATATCCCTAAAATGTTGCTAATAATTGCTATATCTCTATTAATTTTTTATCCATCAACTTAGGATTAGTATCAACTAACTGTCTTCCAATTTCATCCCGGACAATTTCACGATATTCAAGAAAGTGTTCGTTGTGAGCGCATAGAGTAAGGTAATGTTCCCACACACCTGGATTGTGCCTGAAAATACCAAATAAATGATGCCAGAATTTCCAGCGAGTACTGCGCTTAAACCCTTGACGCCAAATTACAGTCGCCAGAGCTTTCAAATCTACCAAATCCGGCATTTTGAATGGGGCTTTGCATTTAGGGGGGCCAAGCTTTAAAAAACATTTATAGGCTCGGTCTATATAGCGTTCAGGTTCGTATAGCGTCCAGAATGCTTCGATGTATTCTTTACCAATCTCCTCAATGGGACGAGTAGGAACAAAGTTCATGAGGGTGGTTTGATTGATATCTTTTTTAGTGTTATCTCGCAAACGTCCTTCTTTTTCTAAACGATTCCACAAAGCAGTATTAGGTAAAGCCTGTAACATGCCAAACATGGCTGTAGGGATAGCAGCTTCTTCAACAAAACTAATAATCCGGGAACCTGCTCCTTGTTTCTCTCCATCAAAACCAATAATAAACCCTGCCATTGGTCGCAATCCCGCACGAATTATTTTGTCTACACCATCCGTTAGAGAGCTGCGAGTGTTTTGGAATTTCTTAGTTAGTTTAAGGCTTTCTTCGTCCGGTGTCTCAATCCCCAAAAATACAGCATCAAAGTTAGACTCCACCATCAAGTCCATCAATTCTGAATCCGCAGCTAGGTCTACAGATG includes:
- a CDS encoding vWA domain-containing protein translates to MKTEERDLRLELLNSLLTTPHRKLEQVTELHQLMVEIDPIFYGHLAVWYENHGDVRDHKEVFLGHLLTSNLTEHRDAGFVMLQKFPPYQVARVVDFMKQQRNKVPRSARTAVRRYLKTREKTPALFDRAALRGRKAMKHLYASLHIKPSPRADAVLFKDHPPEGSLAWILKQLAKTETAAEQAQLIVEHKIPYTIAIGAVRSVTPTVLVALINSMTPQEVINNLKSLQGRGAMEHPQVKELIEAKLEQAQTSDRVSAFKAQVAAEAAQLDTQTLAKLKQVTNEQVKRKGTITKPTALLVDKSGSMDKAIEVGKRLAALISGITEAELFVYAFDTMPYPVKAQGKELSDWERAFRHIKAGGGTSIGCGLEVMRSRKQAVDQIILVTDEGENTAPYFGKVYKTYSRELGLMPNVIIVRVGYSYDWVETTLKQQEVPVETFTFAGDYYSLPNLVPLMTRPSRLDLLMEILDTPLPVRNDK
- a CDS encoding DUF4291 domain-containing protein, producing the protein MQRGLGGFPHERLHQDNEQERITMMLVKTPYLNQVSGWPKTGRHILAQFDDTSIVVYQAFCPAIGHFASKHGYFGGEFRLNRMSWIKPNFLWMMYRSGWGTKAGQEVILAVSIQRTAFETILAAAVHSQFVPDLYSSETVWKQALKQSSVRLQWDPDHDPSGKKLERRAIQLGLRNEVLAQYARDWIINIEDISEFVQEQYRNVRSNNWNDLITPDEAVYPVTQSNLAIKLGLSAIELE
- a CDS encoding ThiF family adenylyltransferase, producing the protein MSIFFHEQLYRSSEVMTQLRDYPVTVCGAGALGANITENLARSGFGKLKVIDCDRIEERNLSTQPYYRSDIGAHKAKILAHSLYQAVGVKLEAKVKELTTANSKQLLNNSTLVIDTFDNSVARQAVKDYCDNSQTPCLHVGLAEDYSEIIWNENYRVPSPVNDDVCDYPLARNLVLMTTAVATEVIIEFISTTKKLDFTFTLRDLTIKAI
- a CDS encoding B12-binding domain-containing radical SAM protein, producing MRVLLLYPLFPKTFWSYDKILELVNRKVLLPPLGLITVAALLPQDWEFKLVDRNIRDVTEAEFEWADLVIISAMIVQKTDALNQIKEAKRRGKLVAFGGPYPTSLPEEGKKAGVDFLILDEGEITLPMFVEALQRGETSGTFRTTEKPDVTQTPIPRYDLLELDAYDSMSVQFSRGCPFQCEFCDIIVLYGRKSRTKEPAQLLKELDYLYDLGWRRGIFMVDDNFIGNKRNVKLLLKELKVWQKEHQYPFRFNTEASVDLAADSELMDLMVESNFDAVFLGIETPDEESLKLTKKFQNTRSSLTDGVDKIIRAGLRPMAGFIIGFDGEKQGAGSRIISFVEEAAIPTAMFGMLQALPNTALWNRLEKEGRLRDNTKKDINQTTLMNFVPTRPIEEIGKEYIEAFWTLYEPERYIDRAYKCFLKLGPPKCKAPFKMPDLVDLKALATVIWRQGFKRSTRWKFWHHLFGIFRHNPGVWEHYLTLCAHNEHFLEYREIVRDEIGRQLVDTNPKLMDKKLIEI